From one Streptococcus oralis genomic stretch:
- the malQ gene encoding 4-alpha-glucanotransferase, protein MKKRQSGVLMHISSLPGAYGIGSFGQTAYDFVDFLVRTKQRYWQILPLGTTSYGDSPYQSFSAFAGNTHFIDLDILVEQGLLEASDLEGVDFGSDASEVDYAKIYYARRPLLEKAVKRFLEVGDVKDFEKFAQDNQSWLELFAEYMAIKEHFDNLAWTEWPDADARARKASALESYREKLADKLVYHRVTQYFFFQQWLKLKAYANDNHIEIVGDMPIYVAEDSSDMWANPHLFKTDANGKATCIAGCPPDEFSATGQLWGNPIYDWEAMDKDGYKWWVERLRESFKIYDIVRIDHFRGFESYWEIPAGSDTAAPGKWVKGPGYKLFAAVKEELGELNIIAEDLGFMTDEVIELRERTGFPGMKILQFAFNPEDESIDSPHLAPANSVMYTGTHDNNTVLGWYRNEIDDPTREYMARYTNRKEYETVPHAMLRTVFSSVSFMAIATMQDLLELDESARMNFPSTLGGNWSWRMTADQLTPAVEETLLDLTTIYRRINENLVELKK, encoded by the coding sequence ATGAAAAAACGTCAAAGTGGTGTGTTGATGCACATCTCTTCTCTGCCAGGAGCATACGGGATTGGATCATTTGGCCAGACTGCCTATGATTTCGTTGATTTCTTGGTTCGTACGAAGCAACGTTACTGGCAAATCCTCCCTCTTGGGACAACAAGCTATGGAGATTCTCCATACCAATCCTTCTCAGCCTTTGCTGGAAATACGCATTTTATCGACCTTGATATCTTGGTAGAGCAAGGCTTGCTCGAAGCCAGTGACCTTGAAGGTGTTGACTTTGGTAGCGATGCATCTGAAGTTGACTATGCGAAGATTTACTACGCACGTCGTCCGCTTTTAGAGAAGGCAGTTAAACGCTTCTTGGAAGTGGGAGATGTCAAAGATTTTGAGAAGTTTGCTCAAGACAACCAATCATGGCTTGAACTCTTCGCAGAATATATGGCGATCAAAGAGCATTTTGACAATCTTGCTTGGACAGAATGGCCAGATGCAGATGCTCGTGCTCGTAAAGCTTCAGCACTTGAAAGCTACCGTGAGAAATTGGCAGACAAGTTGGTTTACCACCGTGTGACTCAATACTTCTTCTTCCAACAATGGTTGAAATTGAAAGCCTACGCTAACGACAACCACATCGAAATCGTTGGGGACATGCCTATCTATGTAGCGGAAGATTCAAGCGACATGTGGGCAAATCCACATCTCTTCAAGACAGATGCCAATGGTAAAGCAACTTGCATCGCAGGATGCCCACCAGATGAGTTTTCTGCAACTGGTCAGCTTTGGGGCAACCCAATCTATGACTGGGAAGCAATGGACAAAGACGGTTACAAATGGTGGGTTGAACGCTTGCGCGAAAGCTTCAAGATCTACGATATCGTTCGTATCGACCACTTCCGTGGTTTCGAATCTTACTGGGAAATTCCTGCTGGTTCCGATACAGCAGCACCTGGTAAATGGGTGAAAGGTCCAGGCTACAAACTCTTTGCAGCCGTTAAGGAAGAGCTTGGTGAGCTAAACATCATCGCAGAAGACCTTGGTTTCATGACAGATGAAGTCATCGAGTTGCGTGAACGTACTGGCTTCCCAGGAATGAAGATTCTTCAATTCGCCTTCAACCCAGAAGATGAAAGTATCGATAGCCCACACTTGGCACCTGCCAACTCTGTTATGTACACAGGAACACACGATAATAACACTGTTCTTGGTTGGTACCGTAATGAAATCGACGATCCAACTCGTGAATACATGGCTCGTTACACGAACCGTAAAGAGTACGAAACAGTGCCACACGCAATGCTTCGCACAGTCTTTTCATCTGTTAGCTTCATGGCTATTGCAACTATGCAAGACTTGCTAGAACTAGATGAGTCAGCTCGTATGAACTTCCCATCTACTCTTGGCGGAAACTGGTCATGGCGTATGACAGCAGACCAACTCACACCAGCTGTTGAAGAAACTTTGCTTGACTTGACTACAATTTATCGCCGAATCAATGAAAATTTGGTAGAATTAAAGAAATAA
- a CDS encoding extracellular solute-binding protein yields the protein MSSKFMKSAAVLGTATLASLLLVACGSKTADKAADTSSSEAKEITFYVEDQYKAYAEKVAAAYEKESGTKVNIKSGDQLGGLDKLSLDNQSGQAADVMMAPYDRVGSLGTDGQLSEVTLSDGAKTDDKTKSLVTAADGKVYGAPAVIESLVMYYNKDLLKEAPKTFAELEELAKDSKYAFAGEDGKTTAFLADWTNFYYAYGLLAGNGGYVFGQNGKDAKDIGLANDGSITGINYAKSWYEKWPKGMQDTEGAANLIQTQFQEGKTAAIIDGPWKAQAFKDAKVNYGVATIPTLPNGKEYTPFGGGKAWIIPSSTKNLEAAQKFVDFLVSTEQQKAFYDATNEIPANTEARSYAEGKNDELTTAVIKQFKNAQPMPNISQMSAVWDPAKTMLFDAVSGKKDAKTAANDAVTLIKETIKQKFGE from the coding sequence ATGTCATCTAAATTCATGAAGAGCGCTGCTGTGCTCGGAACTGCTACTCTTGCTAGCTTACTTTTGGTAGCTTGCGGAAGCAAAACTGCTGATAAAGCAGCTGATACTAGCTCATCTGAAGCAAAAGAAATCACTTTCTACGTTGAAGACCAATACAAAGCCTACGCTGAAAAAGTTGCTGCAGCTTATGAAAAAGAATCAGGTACAAAAGTTAACATCAAATCAGGTGACCAACTTGGTGGACTTGACAAACTTTCTCTTGACAACCAATCAGGTCAAGCTGCTGACGTTATGATGGCACCATACGACCGCGTAGGTAGCCTTGGTACTGACGGACAACTTTCAGAAGTTACTTTGAGCGACGGCGCTAAAACAGATGATAAGACTAAATCTCTTGTAACAGCTGCTGACGGTAAAGTTTACGGTGCTCCTGCCGTTATTGAGTCACTTGTTATGTACTACAACAAAGACTTGCTAAAAGAAGCTCCAAAAACTTTTGCTGAATTAGAAGAACTTGCTAAAGACAGCAAATACGCTTTCGCTGGTGAAGATGGCAAAACTACTGCATTCCTAGCCGACTGGACAAACTTCTACTACGCATACGGACTCCTTGCTGGTAACGGTGGTTACGTATTCGGACAAAACGGTAAAGACGCTAAAGACATCGGTCTTGCAAACGACGGTTCTATCACAGGTATCAACTACGCTAAATCTTGGTACGAAAAATGGCCTAAAGGTATGCAAGATACTGAAGGTGCTGCAAACTTGATCCAAACTCAATTCCAAGAAGGTAAAACAGCTGCTATCATCGACGGTCCTTGGAAAGCTCAAGCATTCAAAGATGCTAAAGTAAACTACGGTGTTGCTACTATTCCAACTCTTCCAAATGGTAAAGAATACACACCATTCGGTGGTGGTAAAGCTTGGATCATCCCATCAAGCACTAAGAACCTTGAAGCTGCACAAAAATTTGTAGACTTCCTTGTTTCAACTGAACAACAAAAAGCATTCTACGATGCAACTAACGAAATCCCAGCTAACACTGAAGCTCGTTCATACGCTGAAGGTAAAAACGATGAGTTGACAACAGCTGTTATCAAACAGTTCAAGAACGCTCAACCAATGCCAAACATTTCTCAAATGTCAGCTGTTTGGGATCCAGCTAAAACAATGCTCTTTGACGCTGTAAGTGGTAAAAAAGATGCTAAGACAGCTGCTAACGATGCTGTAACATTGATCAAAGAAACAATCAAACAAAAATTTGGTGAATAA
- a CDS encoding sugar ABC transporter permease, whose amino-acid sequence MNNSIKLKRRLTQTLTYLYLIGLSIVIIYPLLITIMSAFKTGNVVAFKLDANVDFSFANFQGLFTETLYGTWYLNTLIIALITMAVQTSIIVLAGYAYSRYNFLARKQSLVFFLIIQMVPTMAALTAFFVMALMLNALNQSWFLIFLYVGGGIPMNAWLMKGYFDTVPMSLDESAKLDGAGHFRRFWQIVLPLVRPMVAVQALWAFMGPFGDYILSSFLLREKEYFTVAVGLQTFVSNVKNLKIAYFSAGAILIALPICILFFFLQKNFVSGLTSGGDKG is encoded by the coding sequence ATGAATAACTCAATCAAACTCAAACGTAGACTGACTCAAACCCTCACTTACCTCTACTTGATTGGTCTTTCAATCGTGATTATCTATCCACTTTTGATTACTATTATGTCAGCCTTCAAGACTGGTAACGTCGTAGCTTTTAAACTAGATGCTAACGTCGACTTTAGCTTTGCCAACTTCCAAGGGCTCTTCACTGAAACCTTGTACGGCACTTGGTACCTCAATACCTTGATCATTGCCTTGATTACAATGGCTGTTCAAACAAGTATCATCGTACTTGCTGGTTATGCCTACAGCCGTTACAACTTCTTGGCTCGTAAACAAAGTTTGGTCTTCTTCTTGATTATCCAAATGGTGCCAACTATGGCCGCTTTGACAGCCTTCTTCGTTATGGCCCTTATGTTGAATGCCCTTAACCAAAGCTGGTTCCTCATCTTCCTATATGTCGGTGGTGGTATCCCGATGAATGCTTGGTTGATGAAAGGCTACTTCGACACAGTACCGATGTCTCTTGATGAATCAGCAAAACTAGATGGTGCAGGACACTTCCGTCGCTTCTGGCAAATTGTTCTCCCACTCGTTCGCCCAATGGTTGCAGTACAAGCGCTCTGGGCCTTCATGGGACCTTTCGGAGACTATATCCTCTCTAGTTTCTTGCTTCGTGAGAAAGAATACTTTACAGTTGCCGTTGGTCTACAGACCTTTGTCAGCAATGTGAAAAACTTGAAGATTGCCTACTTCTCAGCAGGTGCTATCCTCATCGCCCTTCCAATCTGTATTCTCTTCTTCTTCCTACAAAAGAACTTTGTTTCA
- the glgP gene encoding glycogen/starch/alpha-glucan family phosphorylase: MLPLNEFVQKRYNKTIAECSNEELYLALLNYSKLASSQKPVNTGKKKVYYISAEFLIGKLLSNNLINLGLYDEVKKELAAAGKELIEIEEVELEPSLGNGGLGRLAACFIDSIATLGLNGDGVGLNYHFGLFQQVLKNNQQETIPNAWLTEQNWLVRSSRSYQVPFAHFTLTSTLYDIDVPGYKTATKNRLRLFDLDSVDSSIIEDGINFDKTDIARNLTLFLYPDDSDKQGELLRIFQQYFMVSNGAQLIIDEAIEKGSNLHDLADYAVVQINDTHPSMVIPELIRLLTARGIELDEAISIVRSMTAYTNHTILAEALEKWPLEFLEEVVPHLVPIIEELDRRVKAEYKDPAVQIIDENDRVHMAHMDIHYGYSVNGVAALHTEILKNSELKAFYDIYPEKFNNKTNGITFRRWLMHANPRLSHYLDEIIGEGWHHEADELEKLLSYEDKAAVKEKLESIKAHNKRKLARHLKDHQGVEINTNSIFDIQIKRLHEYKRQQMNALYVIHKYLDIKAGNIPARPITVFFGGKAAPAYTIAQDIIHLILCLSEVIANDPEVAPHLQVVMVENYNVTAASFLIPACDISEQISLASKEASGTGNMKFMLNGALTLGTMDGANVEIAELVGDENIYIFGEDSETVIDLYAKAAYKSSEFYARKAIKPLVDFIVSDAVLAVGKKERLERLYNELINKDWFMTLLDLEDYIKVKEQMLADYEDRDAWLDKVIVNIAKAGFFSSDRTIAQYNEDIWHLN, from the coding sequence ATGTTACCATTAAACGAATTTGTACAAAAACGTTACAATAAAACCATTGCAGAATGTAGCAATGAAGAGCTTTACCTTGCTCTTCTTAACTACAGCAAGCTTGCAAGCAGCCAAAAACCAGTTAACACTGGTAAGAAAAAGGTTTACTACATCTCAGCTGAGTTCTTGATCGGTAAACTCTTGTCAAACAACTTGATTAACCTTGGTCTTTATGACGAAGTTAAAAAAGAGCTTGCAGCTGCAGGTAAAGAGTTGATCGAAATCGAAGAAGTAGAATTGGAACCATCACTTGGTAACGGTGGTTTGGGACGTTTGGCAGCCTGCTTTATCGACTCAATCGCTACACTTGGTTTGAATGGTGACGGTGTTGGATTGAACTACCACTTCGGTCTTTTCCAACAAGTTCTTAAAAACAACCAACAAGAAACAATTCCTAACGCTTGGTTGACAGAGCAAAACTGGTTGGTACGCTCAAGCCGTAGCTACCAAGTGCCATTTGCACACTTCACATTGACATCTACCCTTTATGATATTGATGTACCTGGTTACAAGACAGCTACTAAAAACCGCTTGCGTTTGTTTGACTTGGATTCAGTTGATTCTTCTATCATCGAAGATGGTATCAACTTTGACAAGACAGATATCGCTCGCAACTTGACTCTCTTCCTTTACCCAGACGATAGCGACAAGCAAGGTGAATTGCTCCGTATCTTCCAACAATACTTCATGGTTTCAAACGGTGCGCAATTGATCATCGACGAAGCAATCGAAAAAGGAAGCAACTTGCATGACCTTGCAGACTACGCTGTTGTACAAATCAACGATACTCACCCATCAATGGTGATTCCTGAATTGATCCGTCTCTTGACTGCGCGAGGTATCGAGCTTGATGAAGCAATCTCAATCGTACGTAGCATGACTGCCTACACTAACCACACAATCCTTGCTGAAGCCCTTGAAAAATGGCCTCTTGAATTCTTGGAAGAAGTGGTTCCTCACTTGGTACCAATCATCGAAGAATTGGACCGTCGTGTGAAGGCAGAATACAAAGATCCAGCTGTTCAAATCATTGATGAAAACGACCGTGTACACATGGCTCACATGGATATCCACTATGGATACAGCGTAAACGGGGTGGCAGCACTCCACACTGAAATCTTGAAGAATTCAGAGTTGAAAGCTTTCTACGACATCTACCCAGAAAAATTCAACAACAAAACAAACGGTATCACATTCCGTCGTTGGCTCATGCATGCCAACCCAAGACTATCTCACTACTTGGATGAGATTATTGGAGAGGGATGGCACCATGAAGCAGATGAGCTTGAAAAACTCTTGTCTTACGAAGACAAAGCAGCTGTCAAAGAAAAATTGGAAAGCATCAAGGCTCACAACAAACGTAAATTGGCTCGTCACTTGAAAGATCACCAAGGTGTGGAAATCAATACAAACTCTATCTTTGATATCCAAATCAAACGTCTTCACGAGTACAAACGCCAACAAATGAACGCTTTGTATGTCATCCACAAATACCTTGATATCAAGGCTGGTAACATCCCTGCTCGTCCAATCACAGTCTTCTTTGGTGGTAAAGCAGCTCCTGCCTACACAATCGCCCAAGACATCATTCACTTGATCCTTTGCTTGTCAGAAGTGATTGCAAATGATCCAGAAGTAGCTCCACACTTGCAAGTGGTTATGGTTGAAAACTACAACGTTACTGCAGCAAGCTTCCTCATCCCAGCATGTGATATCTCAGAACAAATCTCACTTGCTTCTAAAGAAGCTTCAGGTACTGGTAACATGAAATTCATGTTGAACGGAGCTTTGACTCTTGGTACTATGGACGGAGCTAACGTGGAAATTGCTGAGTTGGTTGGCGACGAAAATATCTACATCTTCGGTGAAGATTCAGAAACTGTTATCGACCTTTACGCAAAAGCAGCTTACAAATCAAGCGAATTCTACGCTCGTAAAGCTATCAAACCATTAGTTGACTTCATCGTGAGTGACGCTGTTCTTGCAGTAGGCAAGAAAGAACGCTTGGAACGTCTTTACAACGAATTGATCAACAAAGACTGGTTCATGACTCTCCTTGACTTGGAAGACTACATTAAAGTCAAAGAGCAAATGCTTGCTGACTACGAAGACCGCGACGCATGGTTGGATAAAGTCATCGTTAACATTGCCAAAGCAGGATTCTTCTCATCTGACCGTACAATCGCTCAGTACAACGAAGATATCTGGCACTTGAACTAA
- a CDS encoding carbohydrate ABC transporter permease, with protein MENQQPSKAALLSVIPGLGQIYNKQKAKGFIFLGVTIVFVLYFLALAAPELHNLITLGDKPGRDNSLFMLIRGAFHLIFVVGYVLFYIFNIKDAHTTAKRINNGIPVARTFKDMIKGIYENGFPYLLIIPSYVAMTFAIIFPVIVTLMIAFTNYDFQHLPPNKLLDWVGLTNFTNIWSLSTFRSAFGAVLSWTIIWALSASTLQIVIGIFTAIIANQPFIKGKRIFGVIFLLPWAVPAFITILTFSNMFNDSVGAINTQVLPILAKVLPFLDGALIPWKTDPTWTKIALIMMQGWLGFPYIYVLTLGILQSIPNDLYEAAYIDGANAWQKFRNITFPMILAVAAPTLISQYTFNFNNFSIMYLFNGGGPGSVGGGAGSTDILISWIYRLTTGTSPQYSMAAAVTLIISIIVISISMIAFKKLHAFDMEDV; from the coding sequence ATGGAAAACCAACAACCTAGCAAAGCAGCCTTGCTTTCAGTGATTCCTGGGTTAGGACAGATTTACAATAAACAAAAGGCCAAAGGTTTTATCTTCCTTGGTGTAACTATCGTATTTGTTCTTTATTTCCTAGCACTTGCAGCCCCTGAATTGCACAATTTGATCACTCTTGGTGACAAGCCAGGTCGTGATAATTCCCTCTTTATGCTGATTCGTGGTGCCTTCCATTTAATCTTTGTAGTCGGTTATGTGCTCTTTTACATCTTTAATATCAAGGATGCACATACGACTGCTAAACGTATCAACAACGGTATTCCCGTAGCTCGTACCTTCAAGGACATGATTAAAGGCATTTATGAAAATGGATTCCCATACCTTTTAATCATCCCATCTTACGTCGCTATGACATTTGCGATTATCTTCCCAGTTATCGTAACCTTGATGATTGCCTTTACCAACTATGACTTCCAACACTTGCCACCAAACAAATTGTTGGACTGGGTTGGTTTGACTAACTTTACAAACATCTGGAGCTTAAGTACCTTCCGTTCAGCCTTCGGTGCGGTTCTTTCTTGGACCATCATCTGGGCCTTGTCTGCTTCTACTTTGCAGATTGTGATTGGTATCTTCACTGCTATCATTGCTAACCAACCATTTATCAAAGGAAAACGTATCTTTGGTGTTATTTTCCTTCTTCCTTGGGCTGTTCCAGCCTTCATCACTATCTTGACATTCTCAAACATGTTTAACGATAGTGTCGGAGCGATCAACACTCAAGTATTGCCTATCTTGGCTAAGGTTCTTCCTTTCCTTGACGGTGCTCTTATCCCTTGGAAAACAGACCCAACTTGGACGAAGATTGCCTTGATTATGATGCAAGGTTGGCTAGGATTCCCATACATCTACGTTTTGACTTTGGGTATCTTGCAGTCAATTCCTAACGACCTCTACGAAGCGGCTTATATCGATGGTGCCAATGCTTGGCAAAAATTCCGCAACATCACTTTCCCTATGATTTTGGCTGTTGCAGCACCAACATTGATCAGCCAATACACCTTCAACTTTAACAACTTCTCTATCATGTACCTCTTCAACGGCGGAGGTCCTGGTAGCGTTGGTGGTGGAGCCGGTTCAACTGATATCTTGATCTCATGGATTTATCGCTTGACAACAGGTACATCTCCTCAATACTCTATGGCGGCAGCTGTTACCTTGATCATCTCTATCATTGTCATCTCTATCTCTATGATCGCATTCAAGAAACTACACGCATTTGATATGGAGGACGTCTAA